A stretch of Coturnix japonica isolate 7356 chromosome 11, Coturnix japonica 2.1, whole genome shotgun sequence DNA encodes these proteins:
- the BCAR1 gene encoding breast cancer anti-estrogen resistance protein 1 isoform X3 codes for MALPPRREGEGKAEEVPDTGRRGGSGPVPAPAPGRNVLAKALYDNVAESPDELSFRKGDIMTVLERNTQGLDGWWLCSLHGRQGIVPGNRLKILVGMYDKKQQQQQQAAGPGQGQAPPAPQPTLPYHHQGGYTPLSPASQYTAMHPSYAPQGDNVYLMPVPGKGQQGLYSGSAPAGQFPPAPAKQPPSYPKQTPPHGFPSAGQDIYQVPPSLSQAVDAFPAGSASPPQDIYQVPPSAQAQDIYQVPPSLDARSWEGPKPSGKVLLPTRVGQAYVYDSPKAEKDEYDFPRHLLSSGSQEIYDVPPARGALPSQQVYDTPPMAVKGPNGQDPGQEIYDVPPSVEKNLHQTVYDVPPSVSKDVPDGPVREETYDVPPAFSKQKAFEPPRHPPVLSQQDSYLPEDVYDVPPAAGKAAPEPSLSHEIYDVPPSLKKLGGSAFPLQEVYDVPRDLHAPSKGSMDMEGEYIYDVPPQVDREAKAADTKRLSASSTGSTRSNISTSSLDTVPVKEPAKGAGREFSLDLDAAMEMLAKLQLGVSGAVSSLMSFISTNWRSPEHMEANAAGIRLAAEGVQTALRELLEFARGAVGNAAQASDRSLYAKLSKQLQKMEEVYQALGRHSQALDACHWAPSALVAGKPGTDDLELFVMYSRGVPDDTKQLASFLHGNASLLFKRTKPAPEGNGHGPTHPSDKASSIQSRPLPSPPKLLAQESPEGPYENHESGWMEDYDYVHLQGKEEFEKTQKELLEKGNIIRQSKDQLEHQQLKQFERLEQEVTRPIDNDLSNWSPPQHYGPVRGGGALCAADHQLLLFYLEQCEANLTTLTNAIDAFFTAVSTNQPPKIFVAHSKFIILSAHKLVFIGDTLSRQAKAQDVRHKVTHYSNLLCEMLKEIVVSTKAAALHYPSPAASKDMVERVKDLANSTQQFRRVLGQLAAM; via the exons ATGGCACTTCCTCCCCGGcgggaaggggagggaaaggcaGAGGAGGTCCCCGACACCGGGAGGCGCGGGGGGTCCGGCCCCGTCCCGGCGCCGGCTCCGGGACGG AACGTGCTGGCCAAAGCGCTGTACGACAATGTGGCCGAGTCCCCGGACGAGCTCTCCTTCCGCAAAGGCGACATCATGACGGTGCTGGAGCGCAACACGCAGGGCCTGGACGGCTGGTGGCTCTGCTCGCTGCACGGCCGGCAGGGCATCGTGCCGGGGAACCGCCTCAAGATCCTGGTGGGGATGTACgacaagaagcagcagcagcagcagcaggcggccgggccggggcaGGGCCAGGCACCGCCAGCACCACAGCCCACGTTGCCGTACCACCACCAAGGGGGGTACACGCCGCTGTCGCCCGCCTCGCAGTACACCGCCATGCACCCCTCCTACGCGCCACAAGGGGACAACGTCTACTTGATGCCGGTTCCTGGCAAGGGGCAGCAGGGCCTGTACTCGGGCTCGGCACCCGCTGGACAGTTTCCCCCGGCTCCGGCCAAGCAGCCCCCATCCTACCCCAAGCAAACGCCGCCCCACGGCTTCCCCAGCGCCGGGCAGGACATCTACCAGGTGCCGCCGTCCCTGAGCCAGGCGGTGGACGCTTTCCCTGCGGGCTCTGCCAGCCCCCCCCAGGACATTTACCAGGTCCCTCCCTCGGCTCAGGCTCAAGACATCTACCAAGTGCCCCCATCTTTGGATGCGAGGAGCTGGGAAGGGCCCAAGCCCTCTGGAAAG gtgctgctgcccacccGCGTGGGGCAGGCGTACGTCTATGACTCCCCCAAGGCTGAGAAGGATGAATACGACTTTCCCCGCCACCTGCTCTCCTCGGGCTCACAGGAGATCTACGATGTGCCACCTGCACGCGGTGCATTACCCAGCCAG CAGGTCTATGACACTCCCCCCATGGCGGTCAAGGGTCCCAATGGGCAGGACCCAGGGCAGGAGATCTACGACGTGCCCCCCAGCGTGGAGAAGAACCTGCACCAAACC GTATATGACGTGCCACCCTCCGTCAGCAAGGACGTGCCAGACGGCCCTGTGCGGGAGGAGACGTACGACGTGCCCCCCGCCTTCTCCAAGCAGAAAGCCTTCGAGCCCCCCCGCCACCCCCCGGTGCTCTCCCAGCAGGATTCCTACCTGCCAGAGGATGTCTACGACGTGCCACCAGCGGCTGGGAAAGCCGCCCCCGAGCCCTCGTTGTCCCACGAGATCTATGACGTGCCTCCCAGCCTCAAGAAGCTGGGGGGGTCGGCCTTCCCCTTGCAGGAGGTGTACGATGTGCCGCGGGACCTGCACGCCCCCAGCAAGGGCTCGATGGACATGGAGGGTGAGTACATCTACGATGTCCCACCACAGGTGGACCGCGAGGCCAAGGCAGCTGACACCAAGCGTCTCTCGGCCTCCAGCACGGGCAGCACCCGCAGCAACATCTCCACCTCCTCACTGGACACTGTGCCCGTAAAGGAGCCGGCCAAAGGAGCCGGCAGGGAGTTCTCCCTGGACTTGGATGCTGCCATGGAGATGCTGGCCAAGCTCCAGCTCGGCGTCAGCGGTGCCGTCTCCAGCCTCATGTCCTTCATCAGCACCAACTGGCGCAGCCCCGAGCACATGGAAGCCAATGCTGCCGGCATCCGCCTGGCAGCCGAGGGTGTTCAAACAGCcctcagggagctgctggagtttgCCCGGGGGGCAGTGGGCAACGCTGCCCAGGCCTCGGACCGCTCACTGTACGCCAAGCTcagcaagcagctgcagaagatgGAGGAGGTCTACCAGGCCCTGGGGCGGCACAGCCAGGCGCTGGATGCATGTCACTGGGCTCCCAGTGCCTTGGTGGCTGGCAAACCGGGCACGGACGACTTGGAGCTGTTCGTCATGTACTCGCGTGGTGTGCCCGATGACACCAAGCAGCTCGCCTCCTTCCTGCATGGCAATGCTTCTCTGCTCTTCAAACGGACAAAGCCAGCGCCAGAGGGCAATGGCCACGGGCCCACGCACCCCTCTGACAAGGCCAGCAGCATCCAGTCACGgcccctgccctccccacccaagctgctggcacaggagTCCCCCGAGGGTCCCTACGAGAACCACGAGAGCGGCTGGATGGAGGATTATGACTACGTGCACCTCCAG ggCAAGGAGGAGTTTGAGAAGAcgcagaaggagctgctggagaaaggCAACATTATCCGGCAGAGCAAGGACCAGTTGGAGCACCAGCAG CTGAAGCAGTTTGAGCggctggagcaggaggtgaCGCGCCCCATTGACAACGACCTGTCCAACTGGAGCCCTCCCCAGCACTACGGCCCTGTACGGGGCGGTGGTGCCCTGTGTGCCGCCGACCACCAGCTGCTCCTCTTCTACCTGGAGCAGTGCGAGGCCAACCTCACCACGCTCACCAATGCTATTGACGCCTTCTTCACCGCTGTCAGCACCAACCAGCCCCCAAAAATCTTCGTGGCCCACAGCAAGTTCATCATCCTCAGCGCCCACAAGCTCGTCTTCATCGGCGACACACTGTCCCGCCAGGCCAAGGCGCAGGACGTGCGGCACAAGGTGACACACTACAGCAACCTCCTGTGCGAGATGCTCAAGGAGATCGTGGTGAGCACCAAAGCGGCTGCGCTGCACTACCCGTCACCTGCCGCCTCCAAGGACATGGTGGAGCGCGTCAAGGACCTTGCCAACAGCACGCAGCAGTTCAGGAGGGTGCTGGGCCAGCTGGCTGCCATGTGA